tcttctttttaatatgtttttattgatttttagagagagaggaagggaaagagatagatagaaacatcagtgagagagaaacatcaccaatcagctgcctcctgcatgccccctattggggataaagcccgcaacccaggcatgtgccctggccaggaatcaaacccatgtcctattggttcatgggtcaatgctcaaccactgagccacactggctgagctgttTTGTATGTCTTGGCATCCCAGTGAATGAATGCAGATTTAGGGTACAAAGTGACTTCACagtaaatagtttaaaataagttACTAAATAAATTTGGTGGCAGGTACTTATACTTTGATTTTGTTTTCCTCACAATGTAAATCACAAAAATGACAGGCTTTCTTTACAAGTTTTCTTATGAATGCCACAAAGAAACAGGATCAAAACTAGTGCCTAATATCTAGTCAACTTGTTGTGAACACAGTTTCTATTCATTGCAGGGATTAGTGTCTTTCAAGGATGTAACTGTGGACTTCACACAGGAGGAATGGCAGCACCTGGATCCTGCTCAGAAGACTCTATACATGGATGTGATGTTGGAAAACTATTGTCACCTCATTTCTGTGGGTAAGAAAACCTTTCTGACACTTTCAGTAGCATGTATTTTCTTTCATAGTGCCTAAAGTATGTGTGATCTTGAATTTCAGGGATAACAGGTGATGATTCCTTTGTGGTTAACAGAAAGAATGATTATATCTTTCACTTGCACAGTACAAGGTGTTAAGTTTACTGTTACACAAAGGTGTATCTTAATATGCAGTATTGGAAATGcagtattaaaaaaaaccttACTAGTTTTTTCCAAGTATATTGAACCTTAAGCAACTTAATCCAAATCTTTCCTTATCAGGGTGTCACATGACCAAGCCTGATGTGATCCTGAAGCTGGAACGAGGAGAAGAGCCATGGACATCATTGACAGGTCAGACCTGCTTAGGTGAGTTTCTGACTCTAAAACAGATGAAACTAGTGGAATATAAAGGTTTAAATGGTTATGAAGTTGGTGATAAGATATCTATCACTTGTtacttattattgttttttatatgaAATTGAAATGCTTAATTATTCAAGGATTAACATAATAAGTCTTAATCTGgtcttttcaaatttatttctctcttggaAACTCTTCCTAATTTCCACTTAATCCAGTCTACTAACTTTTCTCCAACAATGTAGGATTTGTCATATCTGTGTTTTTCATTGTATTGTATTCTCACTTTCACAAACTGTGTATCTTATGGTTCAGTCATGAGATTTCTTCTCCACAAATTATTGCTTGACTACTCATCGTATCcactgttgtgtttttttctgttaattcCCTTGCTACTTATGAATTATAACATATATAGTAGTTGGATATGATTAGATAGTGTAATATCTGATTGTACATGGTTTATGCTTAAGAATCCTTTCCCTCAAAGATAAGATCCCTTGTTTCAGTCTTTGCTGTAGATATTTAGTACTTGCTTCATGAACTTTTTGTGGAGCTATACAGGGGAGATATCTTGTTTCCCTCATTCAGAAAGCATGTACTTATAAGTTCCTTTCAGGATATACCTGTTTAGGCCATGGCAGTATGCATTctgaataaaatgttttgtttctacCAAACACTACCTATGACACATAAAATCAATGTAAACTTTTTATGGCTGAGATTTGTCAGATATAGGAACAACCCTTAAAACTTGCTTGAATATGAAGAGTGATTCTAAGGGgtttaaagttttgtttacaGAATAAATTCCTTGTATGTTAGTATTGATGGTAATGGACTCAAGGCATAAAAATATTTGTGAGCCTAGGTTTAGCATTGCCCCACTAGATTTGGATGATTGCAAAGTAACAGAAGTCAAATATAGCTCTAAACTTACAAGAGAAATGAAGGTGAAAGTTAAAGAACAATCTAGAACCAGAATGAACAATCTCATCTGGAGTTGGGAATGTTACTGTAAATTGGGGAAATTGAACAGTCTTTCTTTAAACCTGAAAAAATAAGTCAGCAATTAAAAAGAGGAATAGTTATAATTGATGGTCATCAGAggttttttttaacaattctgaAAGAATTGGTAGTAACAGCAATCTGAATACACCAGTGAGTATAACCCTAGTCAGTTTTAAATTTCCTGTTGTGTtctcttagttttgtttttttgttgttgtgttttgtttttttttcagaagagaTAATGATTCCCAGCTATATGGAGAAGTAGACTAAGACTATAGGATAGTTTTTCTAAACACTAGGAAATTAATTGATGCTTAGAATCATTAATTAACTATTGATAGCTACAAGGACAGGGGTGGTAGAACAACTAGAAGTGTTTTACCTTGCAATCCAAAAGTGATAATTAAAAGTATAGGCTCGGATCTGTGTCCTCCCAAAGTAATCCTTTCTCTAATATTTTCCCTGAATAAGCTTATCTACTAATCTTGTCCATCCTACTTAAAGCTTAATGCCCTTGATAGTTTCACTTTATTGCCTATGAATCTACCTATCAAAACATCAATCCCTCTTCCACTATTTTTGTCTTCTCTTCACTGCTTCTTATGTTCAGTCACCTTTATGTATGATGTTCTGGTGCAAAGTGGAAAAGTTATTAGCAttcattgcttatttttttattttccacacTGAAGCAGATGTTTCATTTAGCTTTTGTGTCCCATGCAGTGAGTAATTTGTCTGAAGTCTTCTTTTGCCTCACATAATAGACCTTAGTTCAATTCCTTTTCATAGCAAATGTGTGAACATTCACAAGTTATTATTATATTCTTTTCTAGAAAAAAACTGGAAAGCTGAAGACTTTATAGTGAAATTCAAGGAACACCAACCTAAGTATTCTAGATCAGTTGTATTCATCAGTCACAAAACACTGATTCAGGAGAACAATAATGTGTATGACAACACACTTACTTTAAGCAAAAACCCTATAAATTCAAAAAATCTAATTCCTGAATATAACcattatggaaagatttttaaaaatgtatcagaaTTAATCATCAATAATATAAGTCCTGCAAGAAAGAGGCATAGTGAGTGTGATGGATATGAGAAGCCACTCTTTATTGCTAAATCAGAGACAGCTCACTATGGAGTCAAATCCCATAATCAAAATGGTAGGGCTATCAGTCATAATGAAGTTCGGATGCAGTATCGTAAGATGGAAACTCCAGCACAGTCATTTGGATATAATGACTGCGAGAAATTATTGCTTAAAAAAGGAAGCTTACTTACATATCAGAGAacatacataaaagaaaacacatctgAATATAATAAAAGGAGAAGAGCAACCAATAttgaaaaaaaacatatttgcaCTGAATGTGGAAAGTCCTTCTGCAGGAAGTCAGTGTTGATTCTGCATCAGGGAATTCACACAGAGGAAAAACCCTATCAATGTCATGAGTGTGGAAGTTCATTTAGAAGGAAGTCATAtctcactgatcatcagagaacacacacaggagagaaaccctttGTTTGTAATGAATGTGGTAAGTCCTTTCGTCTAAAGACAGCcctcactgatcatcagagaacaCATACAGGGGAGAAATCATATGAATGTCTACAGTGTAGGAATGCCTTCAGATTGAAGTCACATCTAATCCGTCATCAGAGAActcatacaggagagaaaccatATGAGTGTAATGACTGTGGGAAGTCTTTCCGCCAGAAGACAACACTCTCTctacatcagagaattcatacaggagagaagccttatatTTGTGtagaatgtgggaagtcctttcaCCAGAAGGCAAACCTTACTGTACATCAGAGAACTCATACAGGGGAAAAGCCGTATAtttgtaatgaatgtgggaaatccttttCCCAGAAGACAACTCTTGCTCTTCATGAGAAAACTCATAATAAGGAGAAACCCTATATTTgtaatgaatgtggaaagtcCTTCCGCCAGAAGACAACCCTTGTATCACATCAGAGAACACATACTGGGGAAAAATCTTATGAATGCCCTCACTGTGGGAAGGCCTTTAGAATGAAATCATACCTCATTGATCATCACAGAACTCACACGGGAGAGAAACCAtatgaatgtaatgaatgtggaaaatccTTTAGTCAGAAGACAAATCTCAATCTACACCAGAGAATCCATACAGGGGAAAAACCCTATAtttgtaatgaatgtgggaagtcctttcgCCAGAAAGCAACCCTCACTGTACATCACAAAATACATACGGGTCAGAAATCCTATGAATGTTCTcagtgtgggaaagcctttagcAGGAAGTCCTATCTCATTCATCATCAAAGAActcatacaggagagaaaccatACAAGTGCAATGAATGTGAAAAGTGCTTCCGCCAGAAGACAAATCTCATTGTACATCAGAGAACTCACACAGGGGAGAAACCCTATATTTGTAATGAGTGTGGTAAGTCCTTTAGTTATAAGAGAAACCTCATTGTCCATCAGAGAACTCACAAGGGAGAAAAAATGGACATGCaataaaatgtgatttctttGGGAAGCCTTCCTTCCCAAGTTATTGTAAaactttagtttttaaaagcatGCTAATAAGGTCATTTTAATAACAGATGTTATTAATTTAAAGTACCATACAGCATAACTTTTTACTGCTTACTAGCATATAAATTGGTATGATCATTGTTACTGAACTCTATCAGCAGTGAatctaatttttgttttcaagTTCTGATGActcaatttactttttaaaaatgtatacagggAGAGGCAAGAATTTTAAATGGCCAAAAGCATTAGTCTTCATAACAGAAATGAAATATGAACTATATTTCTCATTGCATTcggtgaaaaaaacacacatagttATTACTTCCCCAAAGATTATCACTTCCCTGGCTTACAACAGCATGAAGTAGTTTTTGcatgtttttacatatttttatcatACATCATGAattcttttgtgtcttttttcacGCAACATTCTGAAGATTCATGCATTGTGTGGCAGTagtgttttcatatttattttgtatagtaTTCCACTTTAAAAAGAGCCTGCTATTTATCCTCTTGatggttatttgtattttttataattttgtgttaTAATAAAGTTACTACTATAAGTATTCTTGTATATTtctttgtgcatgtgtgtatgtatttctgttgattttACATTAAGACTGGAATTATTCCATCCAAGGGAATATGTAAGCTTTTTCAGTTTATGATAGATACTGCCAAACATCTCGGACCTTTCTCAACTTTGGAAAGTAACAGCTCTGATTGTAATCAATGTGGAGAAAGGTCTTTAGTAATCATTCAACTGGAGAATTCCTATTAAATCAAATCCTTATGATGTCATACTTGTGAGAATGTTGTTAATCATGAATATATGAATGTCATTAATGTAGAAAGATCTTTAGTTGTGGCTGAATCCTTACACAATGCTATTGGAGGGAATCCTATAGTTGTCATGATTAAAGGGGTAATTTTAGGCATAGTTTACACCTAATTCAACATCAAAGAGTTCATTCTAGAGACAGGGAGGTTAAGAAGGAACATAGGTGAGTAAAATTTGGGAGTATAGTTGTTATAGTAGGCACAGTTACAGGAAATATGTATAAGTAAGgctatatataatataatatgccTATATAAAATAAGCTTTTTATAGCTTGATTTATCTTGCAGAACATGTTGGTCTCTGGAAATTTCAAATGAAAACTCACTGAAGAGGTTTTGATGTTTGAAAATTCAAAATCTGCTAAGACAGTAGTATCTATACATCTCTGTGAAAACAGTAAGCTCAGCAGCAACTTGAATTGTGTTACTAAATGCCCTTGAGGAGGTTAATTTTAACCTATATTTACTACATACAATTATTGTGTGTAATAAAATtttgtagaaattaaaataacCATGAAGTTTTTTTTCTCAAATGGGTAGAACTGTAAACCAGATCTAAGTAAGCAGGAACATGGTTGATAGCTTAAttatctggcaaaaaaaaaaatgtttaacaagcCCTCTGGCCTATAGGTTAACAATAGCCAGTGGGTAGTAAATGGAATCATGCTTAAGAGTACAGACAAGATGAACATATAAAATAACTACAAGTAGTTAAGATTACAGGTCCTATATTCAGAACTATGAAAACCTAAGaattattcatttaaataaatctGTTTGTAGGTGAATGGTACTATCAATGGTAACTAACAAAAGAATTGTATTCATGAGCAGGGGTGCAAGCCTTCCTCTATTTTCTGGGTATGTAGTAAGTGGGAGGCATGATCTAATTGCATCTGTTTGTTCTAGCCTCGACCCATGAAAGGTATTGGAAATGTGTGAGTCACATTTTCTTGGACAGTCTACTCTTCCTTGTTTttgctactttatttttataggtaGGACATTATATTCATGTTTTGTAGGTCTTGTGTATGAGGTACTAGAAAGTATGGTGTACTAATGGACAGTTTTTAAATGACTCAACTTAAAGGTACAGTTATAGACTGACAGATGATTAGGCTTTTTTCTTACCTAAGAGAACTGTTAATATAGGAagttataaaattatttgtataGTTATCATTGGGTATCTCTCCATATTTATCCTGTTACATAGCATATTTATCTCTCCATTTCTTGGCTATTTCCCAAGATCTTAATTTTTACTCTCCTATCATAGTTGCTATACCCACCAAAATATATAGCACTTTCAGGAAGGAAAGAGATGGGGTATTATTAGAAGAAACACATTGCCAATATATTCATTcgaataaaaaatgtttaaaactcaAGCCAGTCACATCCTAGGGCAGATAATAAATATCCTaaacttatttttacattttatatttccattattttccaaATTCTATATTAAACTATCCTCATGCAAAtctgaaacattatatatataatctcagttggctggaggggagaggagcaaTGAAAAGACATTCTGCAAAAGTTTGACCATAAAGAGCTATCCTAGCTCTAGCTGGTTGTAAGTGAAGAACTTGGATATTTGGCTGAAGGGATTTCTAAAGAAAAtgttagctcagtggatagagcatcagcctgcagactgaagtgtgctgggtttgattctggtcaggagcacatgctggggttgcaggctccatccacagtgaggggcgtgcaggaagcagccaatcgatgattctccctcatcattgatgtttcttctccttctcccttcatctctacaaccaataaaaatatatatttttaaagttatcctACTTGAAGTGTCCCTGCAAAAATTCAAAGAAGTGGCAAATTGtttttcatatgatttttctgttttttaaattttagcttttccatttaaaactatgtcaaatttaatattataaatatactaggggcccggtgcacgaaattcgtgcactgggtgtgtgggggggggggggggagtgtccctcagcccagcctgccccctctcacatactgggagccctcaggtgtagacccccatcaccctccgatcgcctgatcggccccttgcccaggcctgacgcctccgccagaggtgtcaggcttggacaggggacccccatctccccctgatcactggctctggcccccgcccaggcctgaggcctctggcccaggaatcatgcctgggcaggagaccccccaTCTCcgtctgatcgcttgctccaccccccgcccaagcctgacgcctctgacccaggcttcaggcctgggcaaggggaccatcatatccccccaatccccggctccgccccccacccaggcctgatgccttggccagaggagttgaccctcatcaccctccgatcaccaatcaccagatcggccccttgaccaggcctgaggcctctgggagaggtgtcaggcctgggcaggggacccccagctccccgcggttgcagtctccgcccctgcccaggcctaacgcctctggcctaggcgtctggcccgggcagcagggacccgcaactgcagcggccccgtgatcgtgggcttcactttaggcccaggcaagggacccctagctcctgggactgccagcttctaccgtgcccagctcccatcgctggctccacccctacttcctgctatcactggccagggcggcaaaggcgcctgattctctgatcatggctggggggcagggcaaaggcgcctttgccctgccccccagctcttagctcccccctgggtttccgatcactgtcagtggcaggggtcttcttcctgctttccctctcgcctccctgcattgtgcctccatatgcaaattaaccaccatcttgttggcagttaactgccaatcttagttggcagttaatttgcatatagccctgattagccaatgaaaagggtatcgtcgtacgccaattaccatttttctcttttattagataggatatcactttttaaaatatatactataatttttaaaaaatacactaaaGTTTGTAGATTTAACTACTAAAATTGTAgtgatttgttatggcagccacagAAAACTAATATGCATATTTTGGTACCAGGAAATGGCAACTCCATAGAATATAATGAATTTATTATAGGGTCATTTATAGGATTGTAGGATCAAAACAGACAAATGACCCAGCCCTCTTCACTAACAGACTCCTAATacagtactttttcttttttttaatctttaatttattgattaaggtattgcatatgtgtcctcatACCCCATTAATCCCCAaccttccccacacacacacactcatgctctcacccccctgttgtctgtgtccattcgttgggcttatatgcatgcatacaagtcctttggttgatctcccccctttacccccaccctcccctactttccctctgaggtttgacagcctgatctctgcttctctgtctctgcatctatttttgttcatcagtttatgttgttcattatcctatctaataaaagagaaaaatggtaattggcgtacgacgatacccttttcattggctaatcagggctatatgcaaattaactgccaactaagattggcagttaactgccaacaagatggcggttaatttgcatatgtaggcacaatgcagggaggcgaaagggaaagcaggaagaaggcccctgccactgacagtgatcggaaacccaggggggagctaagagctggggggcagggcaaaggcggccccggggccgcctttgccctgccccccagccatgatcggagaatcaggcgccttttccgccctggccagtgatagcaggaagtaggggtggagccagcgatgggagctgggcatggtcgaagctggcagtcccgggagctaggggtcccttgcctgggcttaaagcgaagcccacgatcgcggggccgctgcagctgcgggtccccgctgtctgggccggatgcctaggccagaggtgttaggcctgggcaggggcggagcctgcaaccacggggagctgggggtcccctgcccaggcctgacacctctgccagaggcctcaggcctggtcaaggggccgatccggtgattggtgatcggagggtgatgagggtcaactcctctggccgaggcatcagacctgggtcgGGGGggggagccggggattggggggatatgatggtccccttgcccaggcctgaagcctgggtcagaggcgtcaggcttgggcggggggtggagcaagcgatcagagggagatgggggtcccaagcccaggcatgattcctgggccagaggcctcaggcctgggcgggggccagagccagtgatcagggggagatgggggtccactgtccaagcctgacacctctggcagaggcgtcaggcctgggcaaggggccgatcaggcaatcggagggtgatgggggtctacgcctctggccaaggcatcaggcctgggcttggggcagaaccagtgatggggggaaatgtgggtcccctgcccaggcctgatgcctctgttagaggcatcaggcctgggcaaggggccaatcctgcgattggagggtgatgggggtcaatgcctgagggctcccagtatgtgagagggggcaggctgggctgagggacactcccccccgcgcCCACACACGCAGtgaacaaatttcgtgcaccgggccccta
This is a stretch of genomic DNA from Myotis daubentonii chromosome 15, mMyoDau2.1, whole genome shotgun sequence. It encodes these proteins:
- the ZNF567 gene encoding zinc finger protein 567 isoform X2 — encoded protein: MAQGLVSFKDVTVDFTQEEWQHLDPAQKTLYMDVMLENYCHLISVGCHMTKPDVILKLERGEEPWTSLTEKNWKAEDFIVKFKEHQPKYSRSVVFISHKTLIQENNNVYDNTLTLSKNPINSKNLIPEYNHYGKIFKNVSELIINNISPARKRHSECDGYEKPLFIAKSETAHYGVKSHNQNGRAISHNEVRMQYRKMETPAQSFGYNDCEKLLLKKGSLLTYQRTYIKENTSEYNKRRRATNIEKKHICTECGKSFCRKSVLILHQGIHTEEKPYQCHECGSSFRRKSYLTDHQRTHTGEKPFVCNECGKSFRLKTALTDHQRTHTGEKSYECLQCRNAFRLKSHLIRHQRTHTGEKPYECNDCGKSFRQKTTLSLHQRIHTGEKPYICVECGKSFHQKANLTVHQRTHTGEKPYICNECGKSFSQKTTLALHEKTHNKEKPYICNECGKSFRQKTTLVSHQRTHTGEKSYECPHCGKAFRMKSYLIDHHRTHTGEKPYECNECGKSFSQKTNLNLHQRIHTGEKPYICNECGKSFRQKATLTVHHKIHTGQKSYECSQCGKAFSRKSYLIHHQRTHTGEKPYKCNECEKCFRQKTNLIVHQRTHTGEKPYICNECGKSFSYKRNLIVHQRTHKGEKMDMQ
- the ZNF567 gene encoding zinc finger protein 567 isoform X1, encoding MAQGLVSFKDVTVDFTQEEWQHLDPAQKTLYMDVMLENYCHLISVGCHMTKPDVILKLERGEEPWTSLTGQTCLEKNWKAEDFIVKFKEHQPKYSRSVVFISHKTLIQENNNVYDNTLTLSKNPINSKNLIPEYNHYGKIFKNVSELIINNISPARKRHSECDGYEKPLFIAKSETAHYGVKSHNQNGRAISHNEVRMQYRKMETPAQSFGYNDCEKLLLKKGSLLTYQRTYIKENTSEYNKRRRATNIEKKHICTECGKSFCRKSVLILHQGIHTEEKPYQCHECGSSFRRKSYLTDHQRTHTGEKPFVCNECGKSFRLKTALTDHQRTHTGEKSYECLQCRNAFRLKSHLIRHQRTHTGEKPYECNDCGKSFRQKTTLSLHQRIHTGEKPYICVECGKSFHQKANLTVHQRTHTGEKPYICNECGKSFSQKTTLALHEKTHNKEKPYICNECGKSFRQKTTLVSHQRTHTGEKSYECPHCGKAFRMKSYLIDHHRTHTGEKPYECNECGKSFSQKTNLNLHQRIHTGEKPYICNECGKSFRQKATLTVHHKIHTGQKSYECSQCGKAFSRKSYLIHHQRTHTGEKPYKCNECEKCFRQKTNLIVHQRTHTGEKPYICNECGKSFSYKRNLIVHQRTHKGEKMDMQ